A region of Reichenbachiella carrageenanivorans DNA encodes the following proteins:
- the cheB gene encoding chemotaxis-specific protein-glutamate methyltransferase CheB: protein MTKTRILIADDSGFMRLLISDILSENEGMEVVGAAIDGKDALEKVKELKPDVLLLDMNMGEYDGIYAVKNIMKEAPLPILILSSVGNTNLQPIFDALQEGAVDYLNKPSRGNSKIRLIEDELIQKIRSVTRAKPMAVKAVTRNTNKHTFDGNSKYDLIVIGASTGGPSALEEIIVSLPSNLNVPVIIGQHMPTNFIAPFVKRLNKLSPLNVVVGAKNMEPMAGTVIIAPGSGNMVLAKKGKKIKLDFTEQQFREYNNPSINSIMLSAAVVHGAKTLGVILTGMGKDGVEGMKAIKEAGGYTIAQNEKSSVIYGMPKAAVQCGAIDKSIDIKEIGSFLVNSL, encoded by the coding sequence ATGACTAAAACGAGGATACTCATAGCGGACGATTCAGGCTTTATGCGCCTATTGATATCAGATATCCTGTCTGAAAATGAAGGTATGGAAGTCGTAGGTGCAGCTATCGACGGTAAGGATGCATTAGAAAAAGTGAAAGAGCTGAAGCCTGATGTGTTGTTGCTTGATATGAACATGGGTGAGTACGATGGTATCTATGCCGTGAAAAACATCATGAAGGAAGCTCCGCTACCAATCCTGATTTTGAGCTCCGTGGGCAACACCAACTTGCAGCCTATATTTGATGCTTTGCAAGAAGGAGCCGTGGATTATCTCAACAAGCCTTCTCGTGGCAATTCCAAGATTAGGTTGATTGAGGATGAGTTGATCCAAAAAATAAGAAGTGTGACACGTGCCAAGCCAATGGCAGTAAAAGCGGTTACAAGAAATACGAATAAGCATACTTTTGATGGTAATAGCAAATACGATCTGATTGTCATAGGCGCTTCTACAGGAGGGCCTAGTGCGCTCGAAGAAATCATTGTGTCGCTACCATCCAACCTCAACGTGCCAGTGATCATAGGCCAGCACATGCCTACTAATTTTATAGCCCCATTCGTAAAACGGCTTAACAAACTGAGTCCACTCAATGTAGTAGTGGGTGCCAAAAATATGGAGCCTATGGCCGGTACGGTCATTATCGCACCAGGATCTGGCAATATGGTTTTGGCTAAAAAAGGGAAAAAAATCAAGCTCGATTTTACGGAGCAACAGTTTAGAGAATACAACAATCCGTCGATCAATTCGATTATGCTCTCTGCAGCTGTTGTACACGGCGCCAAGACATTAGGAGTCATCCTGACGGGTATGGGCAAAGACGGAGTAGAAGGAATGAAGGCCATCAAGGAGGCTGGAGGATACACCATCGCACAAAATGAAAAATCGAGTGTCATCTATGGGATGCCGAAAGCAGCGGTGCAGTGTGGAGCGATTGACAAGTCAATCGATATCAAAGAAATCGGAAGTTTTTTAGTCAATAGTTTATAA
- a CDS encoding chemotaxis protein CheC, which translates to MFNNLTERETSAANKLLEFGLSKAATAFQSILRSEATLKSITTSLETVSDVPQYCTKADSKTHLLKTELVGDLKGFCHLIFSESEVQKIQNAGLPEEILLNNNPETRLMKLEYLTEIDNMVAGSVITQLANFLDLEIYGNVPSLHVMQANEVNKYIQAESVVYKSKVEFRAIFSIPHLGVAPEFVWLLQESFIEKVKANAEQILAKELV; encoded by the coding sequence ATGTTTAATAATTTGACAGAAAGGGAAACCAGCGCAGCCAACAAATTACTAGAATTTGGATTGTCAAAGGCGGCCACTGCCTTCCAGAGTATCTTGCGCTCGGAGGCTACCCTCAAAAGCATCACCACCTCTCTTGAAACGGTGTCTGATGTACCGCAGTATTGCACTAAAGCCGATAGCAAAACACATTTGCTAAAAACAGAATTAGTAGGCGACCTCAAAGGCTTTTGTCATTTGATCTTTTCAGAAAGTGAAGTGCAAAAGATTCAGAATGCAGGTCTGCCCGAAGAAATATTGCTCAACAACAATCCAGAAACTCGCTTGATGAAATTGGAGTATCTCACGGAGATCGACAATATGGTAGCTGGTTCTGTCATCACACAGTTAGCTAATTTTCTGGATTTGGAAATATATGGCAACGTGCCTTCGTTGCACGTGATGCAAGCCAATGAAGTAAATAAGTACATTCAGGCAGAGTCTGTGGTGTACAAGTCAAAAGTAGAGTTTCGTGCTATTTTTAGTATTCCTCATTTGGGTGTGGCTCCAGAGTTTGTGTGGCTATTACAAGAGAGTTTTATAGAAAAAGTGAAAGCCAACGCAGAGCAAATATTGGCTAAGGAATTAGTATAA
- a CDS encoding CheR family methyltransferase, whose translation MIDNISDEELDALMQALKNRYGLDFTNYEKKSLKRSIVRLMMKHKMSSMLELWARIIKDKEFFEKGIDDLLVNLTELFRNPDAWIVIRDQILDQFKAKPRLNIWHAGCSTGEEVYTMAIVLEEKGMLQKTRAIATDLSSIALKKARAGDYSLIIVEQYLKPFLAFYPNRKLADFFNFNESHATIKSAYKSHVIFERHNLVHDSMLTKHDIIFCRNVMIYFDEKLKIQVLELFYNSLNDGGFLVIGYYDIMPEAGKKMFEVFDVKTRIYKKRKNIKLVR comes from the coding sequence GTGATAGATAATATATCGGATGAAGAATTAGATGCGTTGATGCAGGCCTTGAAAAACAGGTATGGCTTGGACTTTACTAATTATGAAAAAAAGTCCTTGAAGAGGAGTATTGTTCGTCTGATGATGAAGCATAAGATGAGTTCTATGCTGGAGCTGTGGGCTAGAATCATCAAAGACAAAGAATTTTTTGAAAAAGGAATAGACGACCTGTTGGTCAATCTGACTGAGTTATTCAGAAACCCAGATGCCTGGATTGTGATCCGAGATCAAATTCTCGATCAATTTAAAGCCAAACCGAGGCTCAATATATGGCATGCTGGCTGCTCTACAGGAGAAGAAGTGTATACCATGGCCATCGTATTAGAGGAAAAGGGTATGCTGCAAAAGACTAGGGCCATAGCGACGGATCTAAGTTCTATCGCGTTGAAAAAAGCCAGAGCTGGGGATTATTCGCTCATCATAGTGGAGCAGTATCTCAAGCCATTTTTGGCGTTTTACCCTAATAGAAAATTGGCTGATTTTTTTAATTTCAATGAAAGTCATGCCACCATCAAATCAGCTTATAAAAGTCATGTTATTTTCGAACGGCACAATTTGGTGCACGATTCGATGCTGACCAAACATGATATTATTTTTTGTCGAAATGTAATGATCTATTTCGATGAGAAATTAAAAATTCAAGTATTAGAGCTCTTTTATAATAGTCTCAACGACGGGGGGTTCTTAGTCATAGGGTATTATGATATTATGCCCGAAGCTGGCAAGAAGATGTTCGAAGTATTTGATGTGAAAACAAGAATTTATAAAAAAAGGAAAAATATAAAATTAGTAAGATGA
- a CDS encoding response regulator has translation MSKKVLIVDDSMYMRTLIKDTLKAEGYEIVGEAPNGEMAIDLAMELNPDLITLDNILPDMIGTDILKVFKDQGIASKVIMVSAVGQQSVINEGIELGASEYIVKPFTSEDLITVVNRVM, from the coding sequence ATGAGCAAAAAAGTATTGATAGTAGACGACTCCATGTACATGCGTACGTTGATCAAAGATACATTGAAAGCCGAAGGCTATGAGATCGTTGGTGAAGCACCCAATGGTGAAATGGCGATAGACCTTGCTATGGAATTGAATCCAGACTTAATCACGCTCGACAATATTTTGCCAGATATGATTGGTACTGATATATTAAAAGTATTTAAGGATCAAGGAATCGCCTCCAAAGTTATCATGGTGAGTGCTGTAGGACAGCAGTCCGTGATCAATGAGGGCATCGAACTGGGAGCTTCAGAGTACATAGTAAAGCCATTTACGTCCGAGGATCTCATCACTGTAGTAAACAGAGTGATGTAA
- a CDS encoding chemotaxis protein CheW codes for MALGKNVKKDKLIPSKPKKEEQAVETKAVKKTASKPAKKAAPKTKKVVKEPVVKKAATKSKKTSVKPTAAKPPVESKVEVLEVAAVAESPILTQAKRVLPANFLTKEEMEQRNRLKAKYDQEIKQLKGKSIQLIVFRLGGERYALEIDKVKEIVPAPTVSQLPRAPKYMKGVANIRGSVMVIMDLEEKFELFKSEEDIKEKLFTLVIKNERFKAGILVNEVPTTLKVQGDIIESSSGIMNNTVLDETFIKGLIKNEDGMIILLDIIELIESDEVRVIAESVKDGN; via the coding sequence ATGGCTTTAGGTAAGAACGTAAAGAAAGACAAGTTGATCCCCTCCAAGCCCAAAAAGGAGGAGCAGGCAGTGGAGACAAAGGCTGTAAAGAAGACTGCGTCTAAGCCAGCTAAAAAAGCTGCGCCCAAGACAAAAAAAGTAGTGAAAGAACCTGTGGTAAAAAAGGCGGCAACTAAAAGCAAGAAGACATCTGTCAAACCTACAGCAGCCAAGCCCCCAGTAGAGAGCAAAGTAGAGGTACTCGAAGTAGCTGCAGTAGCGGAGTCTCCGATTCTGACCCAAGCCAAAAGAGTGTTGCCTGCCAACTTCCTTACCAAAGAGGAGATGGAACAACGCAACAGACTCAAGGCCAAATACGACCAAGAGATCAAACAGCTCAAAGGCAAAAGCATTCAGTTGATTGTATTTAGGTTGGGAGGTGAGAGATACGCACTAGAGATCGACAAAGTCAAAGAAATTGTACCAGCACCCACTGTATCTCAGTTGCCACGAGCACCTAAGTATATGAAAGGGGTTGCCAATATCCGTGGTTCGGTAATGGTGATAATGGATTTGGAAGAAAAATTTGAATTGTTTAAGTCCGAAGAAGACATCAAAGAAAAGCTGTTCACATTAGTGATCAAAAACGAACGATTCAAAGCAGGTATATTGGTCAACGAGGTACCTACCACACTCAAGGTACAAGGAGATATTATCGAAAGTTCTTCAGGTATCATGAACAATACCGTTTTGGACGAGACCTTTATCAAAGGGTTGATCAAAAACGAAGATGGGATGATTATCCTACTCGACATCATAGAGCTAATAGAAAGCGACGAAGTAAGGGTAATTGCCGAGTCTGTAAAAGACGGCAACTGA
- a CDS encoding NUDIX hydrolase, with protein MTDESTSSYIVAQPILVAVDNVIFGFDAETERLKVLLFKRKIEPFAGQWSLVGSFVQPNESAVVAASRILTEFTGLESVFLEQLHCYSGVDRDPEDRVISIAYYSLIQLQKYREELVEKHQAAWFEINNVPDLVIDHRQMVSDALIKLQDNARRRPIGFNLLPPKFTLPQLFKLYQEIYQQEIDDRNFRKKILATGLLEKLDTKDKTTSKKGAFHYQFNKAKYQQYETEGYDILFH; from the coding sequence ATGACAGACGAAAGTACTTCAAGCTATATAGTTGCTCAGCCCATTTTAGTGGCTGTAGACAACGTCATCTTTGGTTTTGATGCTGAGACAGAGAGATTAAAAGTACTTTTATTCAAAAGGAAAATAGAACCATTTGCAGGTCAATGGTCGCTAGTAGGAAGTTTTGTACAACCCAACGAGTCTGCCGTAGTGGCTGCTTCTCGTATTCTTACGGAATTTACTGGACTGGAAAGTGTGTTTTTAGAGCAGCTACATTGCTACAGTGGTGTAGATCGAGATCCAGAAGACCGCGTAATTTCCATAGCCTATTACAGTCTGATCCAGCTACAAAAATACAGAGAGGAATTGGTAGAAAAACACCAAGCGGCTTGGTTTGAGATCAATAATGTGCCTGATTTGGTTATAGACCACAGGCAAATGGTGTCCGATGCGCTCATCAAACTACAAGACAATGCTCGTAGAAGACCGATTGGGTTTAACTTACTCCCTCCTAAGTTTACCTTGCCACAGTTGTTTAAACTATATCAAGAGATTTATCAACAAGAAATTGATGATCGAAACTTTAGAAAAAAGATATTGGCCACTGGTTTGTTAGAAAAACTGGATACCAAGGACAAAACCACTTCTAAAAAAGGCGCCTTTCATTATCAATTCAACAAGGCCAAGTATCAGCAGTATGAAACTGAAGGATACGACATTCTGTTTCATTAA
- a CDS encoding chemotaxis protein CheA — MKSKEAEYRELFHAEALENFEELNRLFTDLENDHSDLNAINSIFRIVHTLKGNAMGMGFNDIAELTHVMEDVMGAVQQGNMALNKDLFDSLFKANDKLGALIGALSTGEKVAYLGIKTKLFVLLEKHTKATEVNPEQKAVNEESATATSNEAKVQAAEDEDRQEMMDFIKEKEASSPSVDASKLQAMKSEITFTDVIQIPVKKMDELMTMVGQLIIERDRLITLNSVDGKRTSEFEGLQRITSDLQYGVMNARMVQVGFLFNKFHRIIRDVAAIEGKQVSLVLQGTECEIDRNILKIMSDAMIHLVRNAVSHGIESSEERRGKGKPDKGTIILSAHYEKDNVVIEVGDDGNGIDAKIIRRKIVEKGLASKELAQSLSDDEVIMYIFEPGFSNAEKITEISGRGVGMDVVKKAAESIGGQIKVDTEVGMGTTIKLNLPSSMALKGALLFELGEQEYAVALSYTEAVVSLAKSDIHRITDGLMAQYLDQTIPIIFLKDIVNLENLADCQKEGVLHQSFEAIEEDVKLDVIVLSYAGKLLGMVVDRLLQQKEIIEKSMVPPLEKTKLLSGTTILGNGKVCLVIDVTTISDLMFKTLAQKSVESEN; from the coding sequence TTGAAGTCCAAAGAAGCAGAATATAGAGAACTCTTTCATGCCGAAGCGCTGGAGAATTTCGAAGAATTAAACCGCTTATTTACCGATCTGGAAAACGATCATTCAGACCTGAATGCCATCAATTCCATCTTTAGAATCGTACATACCCTCAAGGGCAATGCGATGGGGATGGGGTTCAATGACATCGCTGAGCTGACCCACGTCATGGAAGATGTAATGGGTGCTGTGCAGCAAGGCAATATGGCGCTCAACAAAGACTTGTTTGATAGCCTTTTTAAGGCCAATGACAAATTGGGTGCATTGATTGGTGCACTAAGTACAGGTGAGAAAGTGGCCTACTTGGGTATCAAAACCAAACTATTTGTACTCTTAGAAAAACATACCAAGGCCACAGAAGTAAACCCTGAACAAAAAGCGGTAAACGAAGAATCAGCGACTGCAACATCCAACGAAGCCAAAGTACAAGCAGCAGAAGATGAAGATCGTCAGGAAATGATGGATTTCATCAAAGAAAAAGAAGCCAGCAGTCCATCGGTCGATGCAAGTAAACTTCAGGCAATGAAATCGGAGATCACATTTACTGATGTGATCCAGATTCCAGTCAAAAAAATGGACGAACTCATGACCATGGTGGGACAGCTTATCATCGAAAGAGATCGACTAATCACACTCAATAGTGTAGATGGTAAGCGAACCTCAGAGTTCGAAGGTCTACAAAGAATCACTTCAGATCTGCAGTATGGAGTCATGAATGCCCGTATGGTTCAGGTGGGCTTTTTGTTCAATAAATTTCACCGAATCATACGAGATGTAGCCGCCATCGAAGGCAAACAGGTGAGTTTGGTCCTACAAGGTACCGAATGTGAAATAGACAGAAACATACTCAAAATCATGAGTGATGCCATGATTCACCTAGTGCGAAATGCCGTGAGTCATGGAATAGAAAGTAGTGAAGAAAGGCGAGGCAAAGGAAAGCCAGATAAAGGCACTATTATTCTCAGTGCTCATTATGAGAAAGATAATGTAGTCATAGAAGTAGGCGATGATGGTAATGGCATAGATGCCAAAATCATTCGCAGAAAAATCGTAGAAAAAGGGCTGGCCAGCAAAGAACTAGCACAAAGCCTATCCGACGATGAAGTGATTATGTACATCTTCGAACCAGGCTTTTCTAATGCTGAAAAAATCACCGAAATTTCTGGTAGAGGTGTAGGGATGGATGTGGTGAAAAAAGCGGCAGAGTCTATCGGAGGCCAGATCAAGGTAGATACTGAAGTAGGCATGGGCACTACGATCAAGCTCAACTTGCCTTCATCTATGGCCCTAAAAGGAGCACTGCTCTTCGAACTAGGCGAACAAGAGTATGCGGTAGCCTTGTCTTATACCGAAGCAGTGGTATCTTTAGCCAAGAGCGACATCCACAGGATTACGGATGGACTGATGGCGCAATACCTCGATCAGACCATACCGATCATCTTTTTGAAAGATATAGTCAATCTTGAAAATCTTGCAGATTGTCAGAAAGAAGGTGTTTTGCACCAGAGTTTTGAGGCGATCGAAGAAGATGTAAAATTGGATGTGATCGTACTCTCGTATGCAGGCAAGCTGCTAGGCATGGTAGTCGATCGTTTGCTTCAGCAAAAGGAAATCATAGAAAAATCTATGGTACCTCCATTAGAAAAAACTAAGCTCCTCAGTGGAACCACCATTTTGGGTAATGGCAAAGTTTGTTTGGTCATAGACGTGACCACCATCTCAGATCTAATGTTTAAAACATTGGCTCAGAAATCAGTAGAAAGTGAAAATTAG